A genomic region of Nymphaea colorata isolate Beijing-Zhang1983 chromosome 2, ASM883128v2, whole genome shotgun sequence contains the following coding sequences:
- the LOC116247553 gene encoding protein HYPER-SENSITIVITY-RELATED 4-like has translation MAFSNAGTISKIASVAASAMLAGRIVNDFLPPHFRHLLLSRFCNFFPSHRSVVVEEYNEFAVNRLYEAAEVYLSTRISPSNTRLKVGKQDREKGFLVTMDKGEEIVDVFDGFKVTWRFVCAKTEKRVPNSHGGSSLRETRYFELSFDKIHRDKVLSSYFAHVLDRAQAIKDENTPVKIFTLSERYRFGDRNGLWSSVVLDHPSTFQTLAMEESQHLVPLSNM, from the coding sequence ATGGCGTTCTCCAACGCAGGGACAATCTCGAAGATTGCCTCCGTCGCCGCTTCCGCGATGCTCGCAGGCAGAATCGTCAACGACTTCCTCCCTCCCCACTTCCGCCACTTACTCCTCTCCCGCTTCTGCAACTTCTTCCCCTCCCACCGCTCCGTGGTGGTCGAGGAGTATAATGAGTTCGCGGTGAACAGGCTCTACGAGGCCGCGGAAGTCTATCTCTCCACCAGGATCTCTCCCTCCAACACCCGACTGAAAGTCGGCAAGCAGGACAGGGAAAAAGGGTTCCTGGTTACTATGGATAAGGGCGAAGAGATTGTCGACGTCTTCGACGGATTCAAGGTAACGTGGAGATTCGTCTGCGCAAAGACAGAAAAGAGGGTTCCCAACAGCCATGGCGGCTCTTCCTTGAGGGAAACTCGCTACTTCGAGCTCTCCTTCGACAAGATTCACAGGGACAAGGTGTTGAGCTCGTACTTCGCTCACGTACTGGACAGAGCCCAGGCCATAAAGGACGAGAACACCCCAGTTAAGATCTTCACTCTGAGCGAGAGGTATCGGTTTGGCGACCGCAATGGACTCTGGAGCTCGGTGGTGCTTGACCACCCTTCAACTTTCCAGACGTTGGCAATGGAGGAATCTCAACACCTTGTCCCTCTGTCAAATATGTGA